From Petrotoga sibirica DSM 13575:
GTCGTTACCATAAAATTCAACATTGGAAAAATCTATTTCTTTAAGGTTACCTTTAAGGTACACCTTTAAAGGATTTTTTTTCTTTGAGTTTGATATTAAATTTATTATTTCTTCGGTGTTCATAATGACCTCCTTTTAACTGTTTTAGCGCCCCTTCGTCCCACTTAAATTACGTCGGTAAAGGTAAAATACCCATTCTTTTTATTTATTACAAACTTTGCCGATTTAAGAACACCTTCTGCGAAGGCTCTTCTTGATAAAGCTCTATGAGAAATACTGAGAACTTCTCCCAAGTTTGCCATGTACAATACATGGTCGCCTGCTACATTCCCGAGTCTTAATGAGCTTATAGGAACATCTTTATTCAAGCTTTCTTTTATCATCTTGGCTGTTCCAGAAGGTTTATCTTTTTTAAATCTATGGTGTGTTTCAACTATCTCAACGTCCCAACCATCGATTTTGTCTTTCAAAATATCTACCATTTTTAAAAATAATTGTATGCCGATTGAAAAGTTGTAGCTTTGAACTACTGGTACCTCTTTAGCTAAAGCCTTTAAAGCTTCAATTTGTTCCTCTTGAAGTCCTGTTGTTCCAATGATCAATGGAACGTTAAATTTTTTCACGTATTCTTCAGTTTTTTCAAAAACTTCAGGAAGTGAAAAATCGATAATAATTTGAGGGTTTTTTTGAAAATACTCACCATCTTTGTCGTATCCCCAGACAAATTCATGGCTCTTCTCTTCAAAGAGGTCTCTTATCTCTTTTCCCATTCTTCCTTTGTATCCGACTATGCCTATCTTCATAAAAGATTCAACCTTTCCATCTCTTCTTTTAAAAGTTTCTCTGTTTCTTGGCTTGCTTTCACCAATGGTAATCTCACGACATTTTCGCATAAGCCCAGTAAAGAAACGGCATATTTGACAGGAATGGGATTAACCTCTTTGAATAAAAGTTTGTTAAGTTTCATAAATTGATTGTTTAATTTTCTAGCCTTTTCTAAATCGTTGTTGAGAATGCTATGGGTTAATTCAACGAAAGGTCTTGGGGCAACATTGGATGCAACCGAGATAAGCCCATCTCCGCCTAAACTCATTATAGGAAGGACTTGATCGTCGTTTCCTGAAAACACCTTAAGAGAATCTGGTTTTATAGAAAATAATTCTCCTATTTGAGCTATATTACCGCTAGCTTCTTTCACTCCAATAACGTTTTTACAGTTTTCGTGAATAGAAACAGCTGTTTCTGGAATTATATTCATGCCGGTTCTCGAAGGAACGTTGTACATTATTATTGGTAAAGTTGTTCTTTCAGAGATGTATTTAAAATATTCTACCAATCCCTTTTGTGTGCTCTTATTATAGTAGGGAGTAACGATTAATAAACCATCAGCTCCAGCACTTTCCGCCATTTTATTGTTTTTCAAAACATGATTCACATTGTTTGTTCCTGTTCCTACAATAACGGGGACCTTTTTATTAACAACTTCTATTACTGTGTTGACTATTTTTTCTCTTTCATCTTCTTCAATGGCAGGTGCTTCTCCAGTAGTTCCCAAAACTATTAAACTGTCAACACCGTTATCAAGCTGATATTCAACAAAAGATCTTAGTGAATTATAATCGACGTTTGTTTCTTGGTCGAAAGGTGTGATCATAGCTGTTCCAAGACCAGTAAACATGTGAAATTCCTCCTTTTAAAATTTTATGTCTTTCTTTTTAGCGCTCTTCCCCCGCCCCCCACCCATAAGGAGATGCAGCCTGTCTTACAATAGAATTAGAAATTTAAAGTAGCAAAGTAATCATCCAACGTTTCGGCTCTTCTTATCATTTTGAATTCTCTTTCTTTGGTGAACAAATACTCAGCAGATCTTAATTTTCCGTTATAGTTGAATCCCATGGAGTACCCATGTGCACCTACATCGTGAAAAATTAGTACGTCTCCCCGTTCCAATTTTGGTAATAATCGATCTGTTGCTAGTTTGTCGTTATTTTCGCATAACGATCCCACCACATCGTACATCTCTTTTTCTTCATCAGGGTTTTTGTTTAAAACCGTTATATGATGATACGCCTTATACATAGCAGGTCTCAATAAATTTGCAGAGTTGGCGTCAATTCCAGCATATTTTTTATAGGAATCTTTTATATGCAATACTTTGGTTATTAAGTAGCCATTAGGCCCTGTAATGTATCTTCCATGCTCCATGAATATCTTTGGAGGCTTTAGTCCATTTTTTAATAAAATATTCTCATACAAACTTTTTATTTGTTGTGAAACATAATATATATCAAGTTCCTTCTCTTCGGGTTTATAAGGTATACCAAAACCACCACCGAGATCTATGAATTCAAAATATATTCCTAATTTTTTATGGACTTCTACAGCCGTTTCAAAAAGAAATTGAGCGACTTTTATTATATTTTGAGGGTTCAATTCGTTTGAAATCAGCATCGCATGCAGTCCGAACCTTTGAACCCCATAATCTTTGAGTCTCCTGTATCCTTTTATAAGATCATTTTTTGGCACTCCGAATTTTGATTCCTTTAAATTCCCTATTATCTCGTTTCCAAAATCCCCGCCTGGATTGTACCTGATAGATATCAAATCAGGTAACGTATACTTTTCTTTTAATAAATCGATATGGCTTACATCGTCAAGATTCAATATGGCGTTTAAGGATAAAGCCTTTTCATACTCTTGTAAAGGGGTGTCGTTGGATGTAAAGAGGATCTCGTTTTTTACAAATCCGCTTTTTTCTGCTGCCACTAATTCAGCCATTGAGCTGCAATCGACTCCACAACCTTCTTCTTTTGCGATCTTTAAAATATAGGGATTAGGGGTTGCCTTCACAGCAAAAAATTCTTTGAAATCCGCCCAAGAAAAGGCGTCTTTTAAGGCTCTTATTCTATTTCTTATACCTTCTTCATCGTAGAGATAAAAAGGTGTTTGTACGTTCTTTAAGAGATTATTTATATTTTCCTCTGAAAATGGAAGTTCTTTTTTCAAAACCTGCACCTCAATTCAATTCCCTGTGTTTTTGAAGTATTCTAATTGCATTGGTAGCAGCACCAACTCTTATATTATCCGCTATTACCCACATCAAAAAAGTTTTTTCTTCGATCTTTCTTATTCTAGAGACAAATGTGATATCACTTCCTGCAACTTCTACAGGGGTGATTTTTTCCTCGTTGTACTCGACGTTTGGGGTTGATTCAATATATTTTATAATCTCATCAACGGTAGAATCTATCTTTGTTCTAAAGAAAATGGATTCGGAATGACCGTAGAGAACAGGCACTCTAACGGTAGTTGGAAATATTTTAATCTCTTTATCAGAATAGATTTTTCTGGTTTCGTTTATCATCTTTTCTTCTTCAAAAGTAAACCCATTCTCCATTTTTTCGCCTATCAAAGGTATAACGTTGTTTTTTATAACCTTTGGGAAATGTCTTACTTCGTTTATGCCTTTTTCTTGGTTTAAAAGCTCGGTTATACCCTTGTTTCCAGCACCGGATACTGCCTGGTATGTAGATACAACTATCTCTTTTAAACCTAACTCACGATGGATACCGTTAAGGGCTAAAACCATTTGAATAGTAGAACAGTTAGGGTTCGCAATTATTCCTTTGTAATTTTTCAACAACTCTGCATTAACTTCTGGAACAACAAGTGGGACCTTTTCGTCCATCCTAAATTGTGAAGAATTGTCTATAACAACATTACCTGATTGTTGAGCTATTGGGGCAAATCTTTTTGACACTGAGGCTCCAGCCGAGAAAAAAAGGTAATCAAACTTCTCTTTCATATTTTCTTCTTTTAACTTTTCCACGGTGTATCTTTTAGAACCTACCTCAATCTCCTGCCCTTGAGATCTTTCAGATGCAAACAAACGTAATTCGGAAATTTCATTTATTAGTTTGTATTCTTCAAATAGCTTTAAAAATGTTCTTCCTACCTCACCGGTAGCTCCTACAACTCCAACTTTCAAAAAAAGCACCTCCAAAGATTAAAAAACCTCTCACTGTGGAGAGGTTTAAATAATAAGAAAATATTTTTTCTCATTTTCAGCGGCTCTCCACGTTCTTCACGTGACAGTTATGCAGGTATTCCCCACATACCCAGAAGTTAGAAGATGAGGGTTTTCTTCTCACTTCTTCGGCAACCTCGCCTTTCACTTCTTCTAAATTACCCTCTTTGAAAAGAAGAAGGTACTATTCTCGGTTGCGCCTCCGCTTTATATAATTTAGTTGTTCATAAGATAACATATTCAAATAACACAAATAATAAAACAAAGTTACTTTTCTATTTCGTTTTATATTAAATCTATCATATAAGGTTTTAAAAAATGATGGACAACCGACAAGATTGTTACACTAATAAAGACAGACAAAAATGCATTTAAACTAAAACCGTTTATACTCAAACTCAATGCCGTACCTGCAGCTGGAGGATGTTCTGTATCTATGATAACCATGATAAATGTTGATAGACCTACTGCGAGGGCGTACGATAAATTAGAGAATACAAAATTACTGTTAAGCAAAAGAGAAAAAATAGTTCCGCATATAAATCCTACGGCATGTCCACCCACCAAGTTTCTAGTCTTAGCGACCATACTTTGTGGCATCGCAAAAACTATAAAAGTCGATGCCCCTAAAGAACTGACTATTATGGGCCTGTCTTGAACATTTAAAATCAGAAGTATGAAAAAAATCGTGACGGTAGCCAACAAACTTTGAATAACATACTTCTTCCAATTTTCTTTAAACTTTACAAAAATATTAGAATTTTTGTTCAACTAAAGATCCCCCTTAAAAGACTAAAAGGTTAAAAGGTCTGCCCGAAACCGAACCAAACCTTTCCTTCTAAGTCCTGATCCCATCCATATCCGAAGCCTATTTGTCCAAATAAAGGAATTGTGAACCTTAATCCACCGCCAAAAGACAGGATACCGTCCCCAATAAGGTTACTAACGTCATTTTGAGCACTACCGTAATCAAAATAGGCGATAAGATCTAAAGGAACTTGGCCTGTGGCAAGTTCATAAGCCAACTCGGTGTTGAATAAAAGCACATTTTCTCCTTCCTGTGCGTAAAAATCAGAAGTCCTTACAGAGTACATTCCTCCCACATTGTATTGATAGTGAAGGTTAGAATCGATGTTAGAATTATACACGGTACCTAATTTTAGTCTATTTCCCAAAGTGAATTTATAAAAACTGTAAAACAATTTACCTTCAGTGTTGGCACCAATATAGTAATTGGCATTGCTTGTTTCAACCCCACCGATGCCGTTTATTTGGAAATATTGACCTTTATGTGGTCTAAAAGGGCTGTCTAAACTGTTGTATAGGTACCCGACAGATCCAGAAATTACATTAAGATTGTCTCCCGCTACCAATGTGTAGTTATTGTAGGTAAAAGAACTCGTTATGTAAGAGAAGTCTTGTATACTGTATCTTGGAGCTACAGATAATGACAGATAGTTCGTTGCATCTTCTCCAATGTTCGAATAATACTCTCCATCTTCACTTACCGTATAATGTATGCCAGCACCTAAATCAAGATTGCTACCAGCCAACTTAATAACATTGTAATCGAATCCAACAGAATAGTAATTTCTCAAAGGATTCAAAGATGTGTTAAGAGAAAATGTTTGTCCGTATCCAAAAGGATTTAACCATTGAACCTCTAGCTCGCCCGTAAAACCTTGATACCATTCGGCATCTTCTGGTAAGGTCCAGGTTATACCTCCCATTAATTTTCCTAATTTTTCACTTTCTATGGGGGTTATCTTGAAACCTATTACATCTTCGCCCTGCTGAATGGGCTGTATTATAACGTCTTTAAAAAATCCAGTTCCCATGAAGGATGTATACGTATCTTGTAACTTTTGCTGGTTAAAAACTTCGCCTGGTTTTATCTTAACTAAAGAATCAACTATGTACGGTTGGGTTTTAGCGGTTGCTTCCTGAGTTATTTGGACGTCTCCTACCTTTGGTTCTGTTATTTCAAATATTAACTCCTCATCTTGGTATTTAGGGGTAATTAAGGTGTAAATATATCCGCTGTCATAATAAAGTTTTTGGACGTTATCGTAAGCGTTCAGAATGTCTAAATTATTTACTGGTTCTCCTATTGGGACAAACTTATTTACAACCTCATTCAATCTAAAATCTTCTATACTTTCATTTCCAACAAAAGAGATACTATTTACTGTTACCGGCTCTTGGGAAACAACTTTTCTTAAGTTACCTTCTAAAACAAGTAATAACTCTCCACCTTTGTTCTCTTCTACTTCGGTTACTTCGAAACGCAAATTAGTATTTGCGGAGAAAAACGGTATTTGATTTAACGAGTTCAATATATTTTGAATCTTTTGAAAACTTGGGTAAGTTTCTTTGGCGTTGGGCCTAAGCAAGAAGAATTTATTGTTCCAATCTTTTCTAAAATCAAAACCAATTCTTTTCTTTATGTCTTCTTTATCCAGTTTGGATAACTCCCCCCTTAAGTCTAAATCCCAAAGAGAATACTCTTTAACGATGAAAACCAAAGTATCAGATGAATATTCTTTATTGTTTATCTCTGTTGCTTCTAAGGTGATTCCATCCCCCGTCATTTTTAGATTGGAGTATATATCAACGAATTGATAACCGTTTTTTATATACAAATCTTGTATGTTTTTCATAGAGGTTTGATAATCGTTTAGATTCAATGGAATATTTGTGTTTAAACTGATCGACGAACGAATATTTTTTTTGTCTATCAATTCATTCCCTAAGATCTCAACTTCATAATTTGATACAATAGGATTGGGCTTAAATATGATTTCTAGATTCCCATTATCATCCAAATTGTAAGACACTGAGGTAAAATAACCTAACTTTAATATTTCTTGAAGGGCTAATCTGATATCTACATCCCCAATATAGAAGCCTTCCTGTATACCATAATTTGTTAACACCCTTTCCACATCCGTCGCTGCATAAGATATGTCAACGTTGTAAGAAATGTCGTTTAAAAGGGTTATTGAAAATGCAAATCCTGCGATGAGAAAGACAGCAAATAGAAGAAAATGTTTTTTCATATTAAAACCTCCTAATTTTTTTGTGCTTTGATAAGCCTCTTTGCCCCACTCCCTGCCTTTCTTAGGAAGGGACCAACGGTTCCTAAAACCTAGAAGCTGAAAAAGCGGGGCCCACTATTGAAGCAACTTTAAAAGGTCCCCTTTATACTGATGCTTCAAATAAGCGTCATAACTCCAAGGACAAGTTTTTTGAAAAAATTGCGCCAAAGCCTTAGCGTACTCTTGAATTTCCCATTGTGCGTGTGAAGACGCCCTTAAATCCAAGAAATGCATCAATGCTCTAGCATTGGTAGTTAAATAAAACTCAGTGTATTCCCCTACGGGTAGTATAATACGTGCCATTTCTCTAGCTACACCCATATTTATAAGTTTCTCATAAGCCTCGTAACTTTTTTTGTAAATTTCTTCTAAAACTTCAATTGCTTCATTTTTTAATTTTTCATCATTAACAAGGATACTATTTTGCTTATCTTTTGTGTCCTGCAGCCTTATATGATCCGGGACATAAAACTCGTTGACATTTTTTGATGTGTATCTTCTACTTATTTCATTGGGAGACATTCCTATCCTATGGCGGAACCATTGCCTAACAACAAAGATGGGTGCTTTAACATGAAATGTAAAAGTGATATGTTCAAAGGGGGAAAGATGTCCATGTTCCATCAAGTAGTCTATGAGTTTTCTATCCCTCTCATCGGTAGATATATCTTTTCCGTGTGAGACTCTGGCAGCCCTAACCGCAGATCTGTCATCTCCCATAATATCAACAAGGGTAACAAAACCTTTATCTAGCACTTTTATACAATTGTTGTCATTAATCATCGTCAATTTCTTTCCTCCTTACTTGCCGTGAGGCTGTCTTCTTTACTCCCAAATCTGAATACAATATAGAATATAGCCAAAATTACTATAAATAAAGTTAACAACGTGGTCAAGAAATGTTTTCCGGAAAGTTTTCTGTCTATAGTGTTCAAAGTTTCTTTTATATCAGAGTTATCCGGATCATACATGAGTGCTTTTGTTAAATAAATTCTTGAAATTGTCAAATTGTCAGTGGTGGCTTTATTACTCTTGTACAAAGTTATTCCAAGCTTAGCTAAAGCTTCTGCATTTTCAGGATCAAGATCGATAGCGGTCTTATAATAATTTACTTTCTGAGAGTTGGTTTCTGAAATATCGCCCAAAAGCTCATAACTTTTCGAGAGAACGGTTTTTTTATTAGAATTTTGAAGAATCCAATCGACAATTTTTCTTGATTCTGATTTTTCATCCAAGTTGTAATATGAAAGGGCTATTAAAAACATTATTCTTTCGTCTTTTTGTGAACGATTCACATAATCCGTTGAGAGTTGTTTCACCCTTTCATACTTGCCTAATTCAAATGCTTGAACTATAAGCAATTCTTGAATTTTTCTGTTTGAAGGATAAGAAAAAAAGGCTTTTTCCAGATTCTCGAATATGTTTTCTTTTTCTTGAAGGTTTTCCTCTTCCCAAGTTAGAATTGACTTGTAATAAATTGAAAAGGGGTTCTCGCCAATTGTTTTCTCTATTGTATCAATAGAACTTAAAATTTTCTTAAATGCTTCCATGTTGTTGAATTTTTCCCAGACTTCGAAATTAAATAAAATTTTGAGAGCATTAAGAATCACTGAGTTGGGGTAATTATTGATTAATATCTCAATCCTATTGATACTCTCCACCTGATTACCAGGTTGGTACTCTGAAAGAACGTTTAAAGCTGCTGAATCATCAGGTTTTAAAGAAGAAAGTATATAAGGCCTTGTTTGATTAGCTGCAGTTTTATATTCTTCATTACCTGTTTCATAATATTTTAAATACAATCCCAAAACGTTCAAACTTCTCTGGGATGAAACTAATAATTCATCAGTATCAAAAGTATAAACGTAGCTATCCAAAGTACCTGCGTAAATAGGCAAAGATATAAAAAAAATAGAAAAAATAAGAAAAGATATTTTAATAGATCGATACATATGTTATTTCTCCTAATTGTTTTTGATTTTAGCGCCCTTTCACCCTGCTCCCCCCGTAAGGAAAAAGTTTTTGATTTACTAGTTTGTTATCTGGGAACATTTGTTTCCTCTTGATAACCGTGAGGAACTATCTCTTCACCCTCGAGTTTAAAAACTACCTTTGTCATCGGCTTCGTGGGTATAAATTTTTTCTTGTGTATGATTATTTCAGTCCCTGGGTGTACCACTTTTTTTGCGATAATAAATGCAGATTCTATAGAAGATTGAATTTTATTTTTAATCTCCTCCAGCTTTTCTTTATCTGTTTTTACTTCTGATAAAAGAATTTTATAGGTGTTAAGGCATTTCCTGTAGTATTCTAACCTCTTTGCGTCTGCTTTACCTTTTTCTTTTAAAATTTGGATCCCTTTGATTATAGAACTTAGTTTCCTAAGATTTTCCGTATCGAGGGCAATTTTTTGTTCTAATTTAATTAACTCTTCGTTTAGGTCGGGTAAGACACCCGCCTCACAGACAGTTCTGACACCCATTTCGCTTCCCAATATTTCCGCTTCGATGAGGTTGGTAGCTAAAGTATATCCACCTGAAATCTTTCCGTTACCACCCTCAATAATGACATGTTTACCTGCTTTTATATTAGAATTGACGATGGCTGTTTTAACAATTACATCTTCTTCTGCTTCAACATTGGCGTTTTCAATGTAGTTGCTCCTCAAGATTTTAGCCTTTATAGAACTTTTTCCTGCACCTTTTATTCCGAATATATTGGCTTCCCCTTCACAAAATACCGTAGCAGATTCGACCACACCCTTGATCTCTAAATAAGAAATAGCCTCAACAAAAAAACCCGATTTAACATCCCCGTTGATGAACAATTTTCCTGGAAAGCGGACATTACCTGTAGAGTAATCAATATTCCCATCTATCTTATGTTCGTCAGAAACATCTAAATTTATCTCACCATTCGGCTCTTCTTTACTAACAAACTTCCCATCTATCTTTGAGATTATTTTATTGTTGTTTACTTCGACGTTATTGCCTAACTTTAGTTTTAAATCTTTTCCCACAATACCTTCGATCTTTTCACCCCGTACTGTTTTTCCGGGCTCGCCTTGCGTTGGAGGAATTATTTCTGCTAGTGTATCTCCTCTTTTTACAATTATCAATTGGCTACTTTCTTTTAAATCAACATAGCTATTTACGGTACTATTAAGCTTTTCTTCAATATTCTGCTGAAAGATTAACTGCGCATCTTGCCCAACCTTGGGAGGTATTCCATAAGCAATAGAATATTCCTTATCATATTTGGGTTGAGAGACAATTTCTTCAATAACTTCTGGCTTTATCCCTACTACCACCCCTTTCTCTTTTAGGAAAGATTTTATTCCTTCAATAGTAGGTGGTCGTCCATCGTCTATTAATTTTAAAGATGCCACCATACCATCTTCAGAGATTCGCAGATTATATTTAGCCATCTCGATTACCCCTCTTTCACCATAATATTACCTTCCCTTTCCAATTGTCGATCTTGTATCTGGAACTTGTAACGATGTTAAAATCTTGGGCTATTTCCTTTTTCATTAAGATGATTTGAGGTTTCAAATATTTCAAAAAGTGCAATCCAACATTTTCTAAAAGTTTTGCTGGAATATCTTGTGGAATTCTAAGCAAGTCTTTTTTGTAATATTTAAAGTATTTTTGTGTTAATTCTTCGCTAATTAACTCAACTAAATTCTTATAATTTTTTTGTTTAGACTCCTCTTCATATCTTTTTGATTCATTCAAAGAAAAAGAACAACCACAGTAATTTTGACGGTAGATATTGTAAGTCTTACATAGTATTGCTGCCATATGAACGCCGTTATTGGACCTGAAATTTACATACTTAAAAGATGGATTTTCTTCTTTGCCTAAATTGTTCGCTATTTCTAAAATATCGCTGTGAGACTTTCGAGGGGAAGCAAGAAGAGTCGTTGAATACAACGAAAAATTCAACCGTTTAGTTTCAGCTTTCGTCTTTTCAAGCCTCAACTTCATACATTCATAACATCTATTCGGGCTGCCTTTCCTTGAACCCCCTTCGGGGCGCTTGAGGCTGTTGTTTTCCCCCTTGATCCTTTCTAAAAACTTCTCGGGTTCATAATCTCCTTCGTAGAGTTGAAAACCCCAAATATCTCTTAATTTTTTAACTTCATTCAACCTTTTTGAATATTCTTGAGCAGGATAAATATTCGGATTATAAAAAAACACAACGGGATCGTATCCCTGTTCTACTAATTTTCTATAAGAAACCGTGAGATCAGGTGCACAACAAACATGTAAGAAAATCTTCAAAATACTATCTTCCCTTCTATTTTTTCTATAGTAGAAGATGGAATACCAATTTTTTCCAAATCATCTAAAGAGT
This genomic window contains:
- a CDS encoding 4-hydroxy-tetrahydrodipicolinate reductase — protein: MKIGIVGYKGRMGKEIRDLFEEKSHEFVWGYDKDGEYFQKNPQIIIDFSLPEVFEKTEEYVKKFNVPLIIGTTGLQEEQIEALKALAKEVPVVQSYNFSIGIQLFLKMVDILKDKIDGWDVEIVETHHRFKKDKPSGTAKMIKESLNKDVPISSLRLGNVAGDHVLYMANLGEVLSISHRALSRRAFAEGVLKSAKFVINKKNGYFTFTDVI
- the dapA gene encoding 4-hydroxy-tetrahydrodipicolinate synthase; this translates as MFTGLGTAMITPFDQETNVDYNSLRSFVEYQLDNGVDSLIVLGTTGEAPAIEEDEREKIVNTVIEVVNKKVPVIVGTGTNNVNHVLKNNKMAESAGADGLLIVTPYYNKSTQKGLVEYFKYISERTTLPIIMYNVPSRTGMNIIPETAVSIHENCKNVIGVKEASGNIAQIGELFSIKPDSLKVFSGNDDQVLPIMSLGGDGLISVASNVAPRPFVELTHSILNNDLEKARKLNNQFMKLNKLLFKEVNPIPVKYAVSLLGLCENVVRLPLVKASQETEKLLKEEMERLNLL
- the lysA gene encoding diaminopimelate decarboxylase — encoded protein: MQVLKKELPFSEENINNLLKNVQTPFYLYDEEGIRNRIRALKDAFSWADFKEFFAVKATPNPYILKIAKEEGCGVDCSSMAELVAAEKSGFVKNEILFTSNDTPLQEYEKALSLNAILNLDDVSHIDLLKEKYTLPDLISIRYNPGGDFGNEIIGNLKESKFGVPKNDLIKGYRRLKDYGVQRFGLHAMLISNELNPQNIIKVAQFLFETAVEVHKKLGIYFEFIDLGGGFGIPYKPEEKELDIYYVSQQIKSLYENILLKNGLKPPKIFMEHGRYITGPNGYLITKVLHIKDSYKKYAGIDANSANLLRPAMYKAYHHITVLNKNPDEEKEMYDVVGSLCENNDKLATDRLLPKLERGDVLIFHDVGAHGYSMGFNYNGKLRSAEYLFTKEREFKMIRRAETLDDYFATLNF
- a CDS encoding aspartate-semialdehyde dehydrogenase; this encodes MKVGVVGATGEVGRTFLKLFEEYKLINEISELRLFASERSQGQEIEVGSKRYTVEKLKEENMKEKFDYLFFSAGASVSKRFAPIAQQSGNVVIDNSSQFRMDEKVPLVVPEVNAELLKNYKGIIANPNCSTIQMVLALNGIHRELGLKEIVVSTYQAVSGAGNKGITELLNQEKGINEVRHFPKVIKNNVIPLIGEKMENGFTFEEEKMINETRKIYSDKEIKIFPTTVRVPVLYGHSESIFFRTKIDSTVDEIIKYIESTPNVEYNEEKITPVEVAGSDITFVSRIRKIEEKTFLMWVIADNIRVGAATNAIRILQKHRELN
- a CDS encoding HPP family protein, which translates into the protein MNKNSNIFVKFKENWKKYVIQSLLATVTIFFILLILNVQDRPIIVSSLGASTFIVFAMPQSMVAKTRNLVGGHAVGFICGTIFSLLLNSNFVFSNLSYALAVGLSTFIMVIIDTEHPPAAGTALSLSINGFSLNAFLSVFISVTILSVVHHFLKPYMIDLI
- a CDS encoding BamA/OMP85 family outer membrane protein produces the protein MKKHFLLFAVFLIAGFAFSITLLNDISYNVDISYAATDVERVLTNYGIQEGFYIGDVDIRLALQEILKLGYFTSVSYNLDDNGNLEIIFKPNPIVSNYEVEILGNELIDKKNIRSSISLNTNIPLNLNDYQTSMKNIQDLYIKNGYQFVDIYSNLKMTGDGITLEATEINNKEYSSDTLVFIVKEYSLWDLDLRGELSKLDKEDIKKRIGFDFRKDWNNKFFLLRPNAKETYPSFQKIQNILNSLNQIPFFSANTNLRFEVTEVEENKGGELLLVLEGNLRKVVSQEPVTVNSISFVGNESIEDFRLNEVVNKFVPIGEPVNNLDILNAYDNVQKLYYDSGYIYTLITPKYQDEELIFEITEPKVGDVQITQEATAKTQPYIVDSLVKIKPGEVFNQQKLQDTYTSFMGTGFFKDVIIQPIQQGEDVIGFKITPIESEKLGKLMGGITWTLPEDAEWYQGFTGELEVQWLNPFGYGQTFSLNTSLNPLRNYYSVGFDYNVIKLAGSNLDLGAGIHYTVSEDGEYYSNIGEDATNYLSLSVAPRYSIQDFSYITSSFTYNNYTLVAGDNLNVISGSVGYLYNSLDSPFRPHKGQYFQINGIGGVETSNANYYIGANTEGKLFYSFYKFTLGNRLKLGTVYNSNIDSNLHYQYNVGGMYSVRTSDFYAQEGENVLLFNTELAYELATGQVPLDLIAYFDYGSAQNDVSNLIGDGILSFGGGLRFTIPLFGQIGFGYGWDQDLEGKVWFGFGQTF
- the thyX gene encoding FAD-dependent thymidylate synthase → MINDNNCIKVLDKGFVTLVDIMGDDRSAVRAARVSHGKDISTDERDRKLIDYLMEHGHLSPFEHITFTFHVKAPIFVVRQWFRHRIGMSPNEISRRYTSKNVNEFYVPDHIRLQDTKDKQNSILVNDEKLKNEAIEVLEEIYKKSYEAYEKLINMGVAREMARIILPVGEYTEFYLTTNARALMHFLDLRASSHAQWEIQEYAKALAQFFQKTCPWSYDAYLKHQYKGDLLKLLQ
- a CDS encoding tetratricopeptide repeat protein, with translation MYRSIKISFLIFSIFFISLPIYAGTLDSYVYTFDTDELLVSSQRSLNVLGLYLKYYETGNEEYKTAANQTRPYILSSLKPDDSAALNVLSEYQPGNQVESINRIEILINNYPNSVILNALKILFNFEVWEKFNNMEAFKKILSSIDTIEKTIGENPFSIYYKSILTWEEENLQEKENIFENLEKAFFSYPSNRKIQELLIVQAFELGKYERVKQLSTDYVNRSQKDERIMFLIALSYYNLDEKSESRKIVDWILQNSNKKTVLSKSYELLGDISETNSQKVNYYKTAIDLDPENAEALAKLGITLYKSNKATTDNLTISRIYLTKALMYDPDNSDIKETLNTIDRKLSGKHFLTTLLTLFIVILAIFYIVFRFGSKEDSLTASKEERN
- a CDS encoding DUF342 domain-containing protein; protein product: MAKYNLRISEDGMVASLKLIDDGRPPTIEGIKSFLKEKGVVVGIKPEVIEEIVSQPKYDKEYSIAYGIPPKVGQDAQLIFQQNIEEKLNSTVNSYVDLKESSQLIIVKRGDTLAEIIPPTQGEPGKTVRGEKIEGIVGKDLKLKLGNNVEVNNNKIISKIDGKFVSKEEPNGEINLDVSDEHKIDGNIDYSTGNVRFPGKLFINGDVKSGFFVEAISYLEIKGVVESATVFCEGEANIFGIKGAGKSSIKAKILRSNYIENANVEAEEDVIVKTAIVNSNIKAGKHVIIEGGNGKISGGYTLATNLIEAEILGSEMGVRTVCEAGVLPDLNEELIKLEQKIALDTENLRKLSSIIKGIQILKEKGKADAKRLEYYRKCLNTYKILLSEVKTDKEKLEEIKNKIQSSIESAFIIAKKVVHPGTEIIIHKKKFIPTKPMTKVVFKLEGEEIVPHGYQEETNVPR
- a CDS encoding epoxyqueuosine reductase QueH, coding for MKIFLHVCCAPDLTVSYRKLVEQGYDPVVFFYNPNIYPAQEYSKRLNEVKKLRDIWGFQLYEGDYEPEKFLERIKGENNSLKRPEGGSRKGSPNRCYECMKLRLEKTKAETKRLNFSLYSTTLLASPRKSHSDILEIANNLGKEENPSFKYVNFRSNNGVHMAAILCKTYNIYRQNYCGCSFSLNESKRYEEESKQKNYKNLVELISEELTQKYFKYYKKDLLRIPQDIPAKLLENVGLHFLKYLKPQIILMKKEIAQDFNIVTSSRYKIDNWKGKVILW